One Bacillus amyloliquefaciens DSM 7 = ATCC 23350 DNA window includes the following coding sequences:
- the thiD gene encoding bifunctional hydroxymethylpyrimidine kinase/phosphomethylpyrimidine kinase: MSICKALTIAGSDSGGGAGIQADLKTFQELGVFGMSAITAVTAQNTLGVHGIYPLTREALGSQIDAVAEDLRPDAIKTGMLWSAEMIAEIAEKIDQYGLDHLITDPVMIAKGGASLLRVESQAALKELLIPRSYAVTPNVPEAEALTGMEIRTFEDRKKAAECLCRLGAKNVIIKGGHQPEQGKIVDLLFDGSSFTQISHAYIDTKHTHGTGCTFAAALTAETAKGEQIQTAFEIAANFVREAVEHTLGIGAGHGPTNHFAFKRNSLQTR, encoded by the coding sequence ATGAGCATATGCAAAGCATTGACGATTGCCGGGTCAGATTCAGGAGGCGGCGCCGGTATTCAGGCCGATCTCAAAACCTTTCAGGAGCTCGGTGTCTTCGGAATGTCAGCCATTACAGCGGTAACCGCCCAGAACACATTGGGCGTTCACGGCATCTATCCGCTCACCAGGGAAGCGCTGGGCAGCCAGATCGACGCGGTGGCGGAAGATTTACGGCCTGACGCGATAAAAACGGGGATGCTGTGGAGCGCAGAGATGATTGCGGAAATAGCGGAAAAAATAGATCAGTACGGGCTGGATCATCTCATCACCGACCCCGTCATGATTGCCAAAGGAGGCGCTTCCCTGCTGCGGGTGGAATCACAGGCCGCGTTAAAAGAGCTGCTGATTCCGCGCAGCTATGCGGTTACGCCGAATGTTCCGGAAGCTGAGGCATTGACGGGGATGGAAATCCGCACGTTTGAGGACCGGAAAAAAGCGGCTGAATGCCTTTGCAGGCTTGGCGCAAAAAACGTCATCATAAAAGGCGGACATCAGCCGGAACAGGGGAAAATCGTTGATTTATTATTTGACGGTTCGTCTTTTACCCAAATCAGTCACGCCTATATTGACACCAAACATACTCACGGAACAGGCTGCACGTTTGCGGCTGCGCTGACGGCGGAAACCGCAAAGGGAGAACAGATTCAAACCGCGTTTGAGATAGCCGCCAATTTTGTGCGTGAAGCGGTGGAACATACGCTCGGCATCGGAGCGGGACACGGCCCGACCAATCATTTTGCCTTTAAAAGAAACAGTCTGCAGACGAGATAA